One Candidatus Eisenbacteria bacterium genomic window, AGTTCGAGTCCCGGACCACGACCTTCACCCGGGCGTTGTTCGGAAGGCTCGTCCCACCCTCGTTGTTCGGGCAGGCACGGAATACGGTCACCGCCGACGTCCCCTCGATCGGACTCGCCACCGTCCCGCGCTGCGGAACGTAGAACGAGGTCGAGGCATCGGGAACTCCGGCATAGGCGGCCGGGACGATCCAAGCCATAACTGCCGCGATCGCAATGCCCAGCTTGGCCACTTTCAACATCATGACACCTCCTAGGGTCAACAGCTGCTTGATGCACACGGATGCAGAGGTCTTAAAAAGTCACGAAAGTGGTAGGCTTGATGCCTGGCGCTGAACACACCTCCTTTCAAGCAATCTGCTTCCAGTTTTCAGGTTTTTATATCGAAGTGGGGCAAGCACTTAGACTGTACGACTGCCCTCCGGCGATGTAGGCCGTCCTTGGAGTCTGCTCGGAAATACTGCAAAAGAATACCACCGATCTCCGACAAAGTCAAGGATTAGAACGCGCTAAGAGGGGTCCGGAATGGATTTCTGGTGGGCGAAACAGGGCTCGAACCTGTGACCCCTTGCGTGTAAGGCAAGTGCTCTACCAGCTGAGCTATTCGCCCCAGAACTACTTGGCGAGGATACCCCACGGAATCAGAACCAGATAGCCCGTGAGGAGGAGAATCGGCGCCAGGGTGATCGACCCGCGGGAGAGGGCGACGTACCCCGCGAGGATCACGACCGCCGCGGCGGCGAAGAGGATGTAGTTCTTCCGGCCGAAGGGGATCTCGACCCCCTGGGGCTCACGAGCGGCCTGGCGGCGCTGCCGCCGGCGGGGTTCGTCCGCGGGTGCCAATGGACTCCTCCTCAGGTCTCGGGTTGAGGGTCGGGGCGGCGGTATCCCCTGGGATCGATCCGAACCTCGTCGAATCCGATGCCCGCCAACTCACGTTTTATCAGTAGCATAGCCTCTTCGGCGGCGAGGCGGGGAATTTCACCCGGAAGAACCTCGATCCGGGCCGTCCTTCCTTCATGGCGAAGACGGACGACCCCGAGGCCGAAGGCATCGCGCAGCCACGCTTCCCCACGCTCCACCTGGGCGAGCTTCTCCTCGGTGACGGGGCTCCCGTGCGGAATGCGGGAGGCGAGGCACGCGGACTGGGGCTTGTCCCAGACCCGAAGGCCCATCCTGCGGGCGAGGATCCTCACCTCCAGCTTCCCGAGGCCCGCCTCGATCAGAGGGGCCCGCACGCGGCAGCGCTCCGCCGCCGCCATCCCGGGACGAACGTCTCCGAGGTCGTCGACGAGAGCGCCGTACGCGAGAGAGTCCCAGGACTCCTCCGCGGCAATCCGCTCGAGCACCTGGAAGAGCTCCGTCTTGCAGTGGAAGCATCGGTCGGGCCCGTTCGCCTGGTACGCGGCCCGGTCCATTTCCCGGGTTTCGACGATCCGGACCGGAATGCCCCGCTCCGCCGCGAGGTCGAGCGCCTGGGACAGCTCGGTCGCGGGAAGGGACGGGCTCTTCGCGATCACGCCCTGCGCGCGTGCCCCGAGAACGCGGTGCGCCTCGGCGAGGAGAAAGGAAGAATCGACGCCGCCCGAGTAGGCCACGAGCGTCCGGCCCATGCCGCCGAGGAGCGCCGACAGACGCTCGCGCTTCCCGAGGAGCACGGGGTCGACGCCCGGGCCGCCCAGCTCGATCGACGACGCGCGGCGGATCATCGGACGCTGTCCCTCCCGCCCGCCCGCGCTCCCTGGACTGGAGCCGCCTGGAGCGTCGGGACGTCGCGCACCACTCCGGGCCCCGTGGGCACGAGCGTCGACTCGCGGCGCGCCTGGGCACGCACCATCGCGATCGCGCGCAGGTGGTCCTCCCAGGTCCGGGAGAAGATGTGGGTTCCGTCACCCCGCGCGACGAAGTACATCTCGGTGGAATCGGGGAGCGGGAAGAGGACGGCGTGGAACGCGCCACGGCCCGGGCTGCAGATCGGGCCGGGGGGTAGGCCCCGATTCCGGTAGGTGTTGTAGGGTGACTTCACGTCGAGGTCCCGGTAGAAGACGCGCGCCTTCCAGACTCCCATCGCGTAGAGCACGGTGGGATCCGACTGGAGCATCATACCGTCGCGCAGGCGGTTGTAGAAGACGGCCGCGATGCGCGGGCGCTCGGAGGGGACCTGCGCCTCGGCCTCGACGATCGACGCGAGGGTCACGAGTTGGTGGAGCG contains:
- the larE gene encoding ATP-dependent sacrificial sulfur transferase LarE, translating into MIRRASSIELGGPGVDPVLLGKRERLSALLGGMGRTLVAYSGGVDSSFLLAEAHRVLGARAQGVIAKSPSLPATELSQALDLAAERGIPVRIVETREMDRAAYQANGPDRCFHCKTELFQVLERIAAEESWDSLAYGALVDDLGDVRPGMAAAERCRVRAPLIEAGLGKLEVRILARRMGLRVWDKPQSACLASRIPHGSPVTEEKLAQVERGEAWLRDAFGLGVVRLRHEGRTARIEVLPGEIPRLAAEEAMLLIKRELAGIGFDEVRIDPRGYRRPDPQPET